The Streptomyces bacillaris sequence GGAACCGTTCGCACCGCCGGCCACACCCACAGCCGGACCGGAACCACCGGCACCGTCCGCGACAGCCCCAGCCGCACCAGCAGCCCCTGCAGCCCCCGGACCGGAGACCACACCGGCCCCCGGCGACCCCGCCGCCTCCTGCAGCGCCTCCGCCGTGCGCCCCACGGCCGCACGCTCGGCGGCCAGGCTCCGGCGGCGCAGGACGACGGCCTGGCGTACGTAGTCGAGACCGGTGACGACCGTCAGCACGACGGCCACCATCATCACCCAGAACCGCAGGGTGGCCAGGGGTCCGGTGAGCATCAGGACGTACATCCCGGCCGCCGTCCCCTGGGCCAGGGTCTTGAGCTTGCCGCCCCGGCTGGCCGGGATCACCGCGTGCCGGATCACCCAGAACCGCATCAGCGTGATGCCCAGCTCACGGGCGAGGATCACCCCGGTGATCCACCACGGCAGATCGCCCAGGACCGACAGGGAGATCAGCGCGGCCCCCATGATCGCTTTGTCCGCGATCGGGTCCGCGATCTTCCCGAAGTCCGTGACCAGGTTGTACGTCCGGGCCAGATGACCGTCGAAGAGATCGGTGATCATGGCGATGGCGAAGGCCGCCCAGGCGAACGAGCGCCAGGCCGGGTCGTAGCCGCCGTTGTGGAACAGCAGCAGGACGAACCCGGGCACGAGCAGCAGCCGCACCATGGTCAGGATGTTGGCGATGTTCCACAGGCTGGCCTGGTTGACGGCCGCAGCGCCCAGCTTGCCGCCGCGGACCGGCTTCGCGCCGGAGCCGCCTGCCGCGGATGCCGGGACTCCCGTCATCTGGCTGCCTCCGCAAGCTCGTGGTGTTCGGCCACCAGGTCGACGCCCTCGGTGCCCACTGCCTTTGCCTCGACCATACGGCCCGGCACGAGACCCTCGCGTGTGGTGAAGACCACCTGGCCGTCCGTTTCGGGGGCCTGGTGGGCAGCGCGGCCGATCGCGACCTCGCCGTCCTCGTCCGACTCGACGGACTCCACGAGCACCTGGAGGGTCTCCCCCACGCGCTCCTCGGCGCGCTGCGAGGTCAGCTCCTCGGCCAGCTGGGAGATGTGGGCGAGCCGCTCCGCGATGGTGTCGGCGTCGAGCTTGTTCTCGTAGCCGAGGGCCTCGGTGCCCTCCTCGTCGGAGTAGCCGAAGACGCCGATGGCGTCGAGGCGGGCGCCGGTGAGGAAGCGTTCCAGCTCCGCGAGGTCGGCCTCGGTCTCGCCGGGGAAGCCGACGATGAAGTTGGAGCGCGCACCGGCCTCGGGGGCCTTGCTCCGGATGGTGTCCAGCAGCTCCAGGAAGCGGTCGGTGTCACCGAAGCGGCGCATCGCGCGCAGCACGCCGGGGGCGGAGTGCTGGAAGGAGAGGTCGAAGTACGGGGCGACCTTCGGCGTCGAGGTGAGGACGTCGATAAGGCCGGGGCGCATCTCGGCGGGCTGGAGGTAGCTGACCCGGATCCGCTCGATGCCGTCCACGTCGGCCAGCTCGGGCAGCAGGGTCTCCAGCAGGCGGATGTCCCCGAGGTCCTTGCCGTACGAGGTGTTGTTCTCGGAGACCAGCATGACCTCCTTGACGCCCTGCTCGGCCAGCCAGCGGGTCTCCTGGAGCACGTCCGAGGGACGGCGGGAGATGAAGGAGCCGCGGAAGGAGGGAATGGCGCAGAAGGAGCAGCGGCGGTCGCAGCCGGAGGCGAGCTTCACCGAGGCGACGGGGCTGGTGCCGAGCCGGCGGCGCAGCGGGGCGCGCGGCCCGGAGACCGGGGCGACGCCTTCCGGGAGGTCCTCGGGCGCCGGGGCGGGTGCCTCCTGGGCGTGCCCGGGCAGCGCGACGGCGGCGTCCTGCCGCTCGGCGGGGCTGATCGGCAGCAGCTTGCGGCGGTCGCGCGGGGTGTGCGAGGCGTGGATGCCGCCGTTGAGGATGGTCTGGAGCCGGTCGGAGATGTCGGCGTAGTCGTCGAACCCGAGGACGCCGTCCGCTTCCGGCAGGGCCTCGGCGAGGTCCTTGCCGTAGCGCTCGGCCATGCAGCCGACGGCGACGACGGCCTGGGTGCGGCCGTGGTCCTTGAGATCGTTGGCTTCGAGCAGGGCGTCGACGGAGTCCTTCTTGGCGGCTTCGACGAACCCACAGGTGTTGACGACTGCGACATCCGCGTCGGAGGCATCCTCGACGAGGTCCCAGCCGTCCGCTGCCAAGCGGCCTGCAAGCTCCTCCGAGTCCACCTCGTTACGGGCGCAGCCAAGAGTGACAAGGGCGACGGTACGGCGTTCGGGCATGGACTCAAGACTACTTCGTCCCGGCGGCCCTCCCGCCGAGCAGGGTTGCCCGCCCCCGCCGCTGTTACTCCGCGTAGCAGGCGGGGAGGGGGCCGGGAACGGCGACGGGCGCCCGGCACTGGGCCGGGCGCCCGTCGGCGCGGTACGGAGGTGCGGGCTCAGCCGGCCTCGGGGTCACCCTTGGTGTAGGTGAGCCGTTCGACCTGGCCCGGCTCGAAGCGGTCCTCGAGCTTCTTGCCGTTGACGAAGAGTTCGATCGCCCCGGCGTTGCCGAGGACGAGGTCGATGCGCTCCTTGTCCTGGAAGGTCTTGGACTCGCCTTCGAGGAGCAGCCCGTCGAAGAGCAGCCGGCCGTTGTGGTCCTTGACGGAGATCCAGCTCTTGCCCTGGTTGGCGCCGAGCTTGACCGTCACCTTGTCCCGGGGGGCGGCGGCGATGGCACTCTCGGAGGGCACGGGCTCGGGTTCGGCCGGCTTGGTGGTGGCGGGTTTGGCGGCGGTCTTGTCGGGCTTGGAGCCCTCCGCGACCTGGGCGGTGTTCGAGGGCTTGTCGTCCCCGCCGTTGAAGAGGGTGAAGCCGACGAAGCCGACCACGGCGACGATGGCCGCGACCATGGCCGCGGTCCAGTTGGGCCGCCGCGGTTCGGAACGGATGCGCTCCGCCTCGAACAGCGGAGCCGCCGGGGTCGGTGCGGGACGGCCGCCGTGATCGCCGTCGTACCGCTCGACCAGGGGTTCCGGGTCGATACCGACGGCACGGGCGATGTTGCGGATGTGGCCGCGTGCGTAGACGTCACCGCCGCAGCGCGAGAAGTCGTCCTCCTCGATCGCGTGCACGATGGGGATGCGCACCCGGGTGGAGCTGCTGACTTCCTCGACCGTCAGACCTGCGGCGATGCGAGCCTGCTGAAGGGCACGACCGATCGAAGGCCGGTCGTCTTCGGGGGAGTTGCCGATGGACACGGGGGCGCCTTTCGAGCGTGAGCCACCTGCTGGATGTTCAGTCTAGGGGGGTTACGAAAGGGAGGGGCAACCGGGAGGGACGACTTTGTGCGCCATCGGGTTCGCCGGGCGGCCCCGGGGCCCTCTCCGCGGACGGAGCGGGACCGGAACCGTGCCCCTGTCGAGGACTGGGCAACCTGGAGTGGGCCGAACAGGGTAGGGGGTTACGGGCTGGGCAGGAGGGCGGTGGAGCATCGTTCCACCCCTCCCTCCAACTGGACGTACGACCGCGCGAAACGGTTGCCCACAGAACCTTTACGGATGGATTCACCTGTACGGAGTCGGCCCGCCGCTCCCGGCGACGGGCCACCCCTACGGAACCGGCCACCCTCAGGGAGCGGATTCCCCGCGGATGACGGCCAACACCCCGTCCAGCTCGTCGGGTTTCACCAGGACGTCGCGCGCCTTGGATCCCTCGCTGGGGCCGACGATGGAGCGCGACTCCATCAGGTCCATCAGCCGCCCCGCCTTCGCGAAGCCGACCCGCAGCTTGCGCTGGAGCATCGAGGTGGACCCGAACTGGGTGGAGACGACCAGCTCGGCGGCCTGGCAGAGCAGGTCCAGGTCGTCGCCGATGTCCTCGTCGATCTCCTTCTTCTGCTTCGTACCGACTACGACGTCGTCCCGGAAGACCGGGGCCATCTGGTCCTTGCAGTGCTGGACGACGGCCGCGACCTCGTCCTCGGTGACGAAGGCGCCCTGCATACGGGTGGGTTTGTTGGCGCCCATCGGGAGGAACAGCGCGTCGCCCTTGCCGATGAGCTTCTCGGCGCCGGGCTGGTCGAGGATGACCCGACTGTCGGCGAGGGAGGAGGTGGCGAAGGCGAGCCGGGAGGGGACGTTGGCCTTGATGAGCCCGGTGACCACATCGACCGAGGGGCGCTGGGTGGCGAGCACCAGGTGGATGCCGGCGGCGCGGGCGAGCTGGGTGATGCGGACGATGGAGTCCTCGACGTCGCGCGGGGCGACCATCATCAGGTCGGCCAGCTCGTCGACGATCACCAGCAGATAGGGGTACGGCGACAGCTCCCGCTCGCTGCCCTCGGGGAGCTTGACCTTCCCCTCCCGTACGGCCTTGTTGAAGTCGTCGATGTGCCGGTAGCCGAAGGCGGCCAGGTCGTCGTAGCGCAGATCCATCTCGCGTACGACCCACTGCAGCGCCTCGGCGGCCTTCTTGGGGTTGGTGATGATCGGCGTGATCAGGTGCGGGATGCCTTCGTACGCGGTCAGCTCGACGCGCTTGGGGTCGACGAGGACCATCCGGACGTCCTCCGGGGTCGCCCGCACCATGATCGAGGTGATCAGGCAGTTGATGCAGGACGACTTTCCGGACCCGGTGGCTCCGGCCACCAGCATGTGCGGCATCTTCGCCAGGCTGTGCATGACGTAGCCGCCCTCGACGTCCTTGCCGAAGGCCACCATCATCGGGTCGTCGTCCTCGGAGAGCCGCAGCACGTCCCCCAGGTTGACCATCTCGCGGTCGCTGTTGGGGATCTCGATGCCGACCGCCGACTTCCCCGGGATCGGGGAGATGATCCGTACGTCCGGACTGGCCACCGCGTAGGCGATGTTCTTGGTCAGCGCGGTGATCTTCTCGACCTTGACGGCCGGGCCCAGCTCCACCTCGTACCGGGTGACTGTCGGCCCCCGGGTGAAGCCGGTGACCGCCGCGTCCACCTTGAACTCGCTGAAGACGGTGGTGAGCGACTCGACCACCAGGTCGTTGGCGGCGCTGCGGGTCTTGCCGGGTCCGCCGCGCTCCAGCAGGTCGAGCGAGGGGAGCGCGTACCTGATGTCGCCGGAGAGCTGGAGCTGTTCGGCGCGGGCGGGCAGTCCGGGCGAGGCCTCGGGGGCCGGCTTGGTGAGGTCGGGCACTCCCCCGGAGCGCTCCGCCGCGTCGCCGGACTCGGGTGCCGCCTTCCGGACGCCCGGCCTGGGCCGCTCGGCCTGCTCGGCCTCCCGTGCTCCGGGCACGGGCGTGCCGGTACGCTCCCGGTCCCGGTCCACCGAGACGCCCTGGGTCAGGTCCGCGACGACCGGCGAGGGCGGCATGCCGTTGAGTACGGCCCCGTCCAGGGCGGCGGCCGCGGCGGCGGCGACATCGACCGCGTCCAGGGGACGGTTCATCGCGGGCTGGGCGGCGGGCCTGCGGGGCCTCCTGCGCTTGGAGAGGGCCTGCTCCTCGACGCTGTCGTGGTCGTACACGGCGTCGGGGTCCTGGCGGCGGGCGGAGCCGCGCCGCGTCCCGGCGGGCAGCGCCTCGCGCCACTGCTCCTCGTACCGCTCGTCGTCGTGCTCGTCGCCCTCGCCGGGCTCGTACGCCGGTTCCACGATGCCGAGCCGGACGCCGAGCTGGCGCAGTCGGCGCGGGATGGCGTTGACGGGGGTCGCGGTGACGACGAGGAGCCCGAAGACGGTGAGCAGCACGAGCAGCGGTACGGCGAGGACCTCGCCCATCATGAAGATCAGCGGCTTGGAGACGGCCCAGCCGACCAGCCCGCCCGCGTCCTGCATCGCCTCCGTGCCGTCCTCGCGCCCCGGCGAACCGCAGGCGATGTGGACCTGGCCGAGCACGCCGAGGACCAGGGCGGAGAGCCCGATGACGATCCGGCCGTTGGCCTCGGGCCGCTCCGGATACAGGATGAGCCGTACGGCCATGGCGCCGAGCAGTATCGGCGCGAGCAGGTCGAGTCGGCCGAACGCCCCGGTCACCAGCATCTCGACCAGGTCGCCGACGGGCCCCTGGAGGTTGGACCAGGTGCCGGCGGCGACGATCAGCGCGAGGCCCAGGAGCAGGAGCGCGAGGCCGTCCTTGCGGTGGGCGGGGTCAAGTCCCTTCGCACCGCGCCCTATGGAGCGGAACACCGCTCCGACGCCGTGGGCCGTGCCGAGCCAGACGGCGCGCACCAGCCGGTAGATGCCGTTGGTGGGGGACGGTGCGGGTTTGGGCGCGGGCCGCTTGGCCGCCGCCTTCTTGGCAGGTGCCTTCTTCGCGGGTGCTGCCGCCTTCTTCGGGGCGGCCTTCTTGGCGGGTGCGGCTTTCTTCGCCGGCCCTGGCGTACGGCCGGCGCGCTTCGCGGTGCCCGCTGTGGACTGGGAACCCTTGCCGGACGTACGTGAGGCCATGGTGCCGAGGTTACCGCTGTCCACGCCCGTGAACACGTTCGCCTACTGGTTCACCCGACCGTGTCGCCGCCCGGTGCCCGGGAACTGACAAACCCTCACGGCGAGGTGCGCGGCCGAAGGCCCGGGGCTGTGTGCACCCGTTGCCGGAGATCTACGGCGAGAGGCCCTAGTTCTGCGCGGGCAGGATGCCGGCGCCGCCGCCCGTGCCCGGCTCCAGCGCGTCGAGCGCACGGCGCAGGCCGGTCAGCTTGCGTTCGAGATGGGCGGCCGTTGCGACGGCCGCCGCGTCGGCGGATTCGTCGTCGAGCTGTTTGGAGAGGGCTTCCGCCTGCTCCTCGACCGCCGCGAGCCGCGCGGAGAGTTCGGCCAGCAGACCGGCGGGCTCCTTCTCGTGCGCCCCGCCCGCGTGGCCGTCGCCCTCCAGCTGGAGCCGCAGGAGCGCGGCCTGCTCGCGGAGCTTGCAGTTCTTCATGTACAGCTCGACGAAGACCGAGACCTTGGCGCGCAGCACCCACGGGTCGAACGGCTTGGAGATGTAGTCCACCGCGCCCGCCGCGTATCCCCGGAAGGTGTGGTGCGGGCCGTGGTTGATCGCGGTGAGGAAGATGATCGGGATGTCCCGGGTCCGCTCGCGCCGCTTGATGTGGGCGGCGGTCTCGAAACCGTCCATGCCCGGCATCTGGACGTCCAGCAGGATGACCGCGAAGTCGTCCGTGAGCAGCGCTTTGAGCGCCTCCTCCCCTGACGATGCCCGGACCAGTGTCTGATCGAGCGCAGAGAGGATGGCCTCCAGCGCCAGCAGATTCTCCGGCCGGTCATCGACCAGGAGGATCTTGGCCTTCTGCACCATGGCCCGCCCTCCTCGCCCCGGAAATGCACCGGGTGCCGCCCCAGGGGACGACTCCCTTACGCCGTCCGTCCTTGTGCCGGTCATGGTAGCCGCACCCCGCCCGTCACCACACCCTGTCACCGCGATGTCACTGTGCACATACCGCAAACGCGGTGGGAGACCAGAAGGTTCCCCGGATACAGCGGTTTCACACCCGTTCGCGCACAGTCGGTCAGCAACTCACGCCAATTCGTTCAGAATCCCATCACTCTCCGTGCATCCACTGCTCCATCACCGCAAGCAGATGATCAGGGTCGACCGGCTTCGTCACATAGTCGGAAGCGCCGCAGTCGATCGCCTTCTCCCGGTCGCCCTTCATCGCCTTCGCGGTGAGCGCGACGATCGGCAGCCCGGCGAACTGCGGCATCCGCCGGATCGCGGTCGTGGTCGCGTACCCGTCCATCTCGGGCATCATGATGTCCATCAGTACGACCGTCACATCGTCGTGCTGCTCCAGGACTTCGATCCCCTCGCGGCCGTTCTCCGCGTACAGCACGGAGAGTCCATGCTGCTCCAGCACGCTGGTGAGCGCGAAGACGTTACGGATGTCGTCGTCGACGATGAGCACCTTCTCACCGCGGAACCGGAACGTCCGCCGCGGCTCCGCCGCCTCCTCCGACGCACCCGCACCCCCTTGCACCCACTCCTCCTGCGGAACGGTCTCGCCCTGCGCCCGGCCGGCGGGCAGCGCGGGCCGCCTGGCCGCGTCCCCGAGGGTCTTGCGGCGGCGCCGGAAGACTCCCGCGGAGTTGGCCGGGTCACCGAGCGGGGCGGACTCGCCACCCTGGGACGCCTGCCCGTTCTCGGTCCCGGTGCCCACTCCCTCGCCGGAACCGGAACCCACCTGCGGGAAGCCCTGCGGGGGCAGTTCGGCGCGGTGCAGCGGCAGGTACAGGGTGAAGGTCGACCCCCGGCCCGGCTCGCTCGCCGCGTGGATCTCGCCGCCGAGCAGCCGCGCGATCTCCCGGCTGATGGAGAGGCCGAGCCCCGTACCGCCGTACTTGCGGCTCGTCGTGCCGTCCGCCTGCTTGAACGCCTCGAAGATCACCAGCATCTTGCTGGACGCGATCCCGATCCCGGTGTCGGTCACCGAGAACGCGATCAGATCGGCGTCCGCGTCCCGCAGCGAACCCGCCTCCAGCAGATGCTCCCGGATCGCGTTCGGCACATCGGCCCCGGCCGGCCGGATCACCAGCTCCACCGCCCCGCTGTCGGTGAACTTCACCGCGTTCGACAGCAGGTTGCGCAGCACCTGGAGGAGGCGCTGCTCGTCGGTGTGCAGAGTGGCCGGAAGCTCCGGCGAGACCCGTACGGAGAAGTCGAGCCCCTTCTCCGCGGTGAGCGGGCGGAAGGTCGCCTCCACGTAGTCGACCAGCTGGACCAGGGCGATGCGGGTCGGGCTGACGTCCATCTTGCCCGCCTCGACCTTCGACAGGTCCAGGATGTCGTTGATCAGCTGGAGCAGGTCGGAACCGGCCCCGTGGATCGTCTCGGCGAACTCCACCTGCTTCGGCGAGAGGTTGCCCTCGGCGTTGTCCGCCAGCAGCTTGGCCAGGATCAGCAGCGAGTTGAGCGGCGTCCGCAGCTCGTGCGACATGTTCGCCAGGAACTCGGACTTGTAACGCATCGAGACCGCGAGCTGCTCGGCGCGCTCCTCCAGGACCTGCCGCGCCTCCTCGATCTCGGTGTTCTTCACCTCGATGTCGCGGTTCTGCTGGGCCAGCAGCTCGGCCTTCTCCTCCAGTTCGGCGTTGGACGCCTGGAGGGCCTTCTGCCGGTTCTCCAACTCCTGCGAGCGGTCGCGCAGTTGCTCGGTCAGCTCCTGCGACTGCTCAAGGAGCTTCTCCGTCTTGGTGTTGACACTGATGGTGTTCACGCTCGTCGCGATCATCTCGGCGAGCTGGTTGAGGAAGTCCCGCTGGATGTGTGTGAACGGCTGGAAGGAGGCCAGCTCGATCACCCCGAGCACCTTGCCCTCGAACAGCACCGGCAGCACGATCACATGCGCGGGCGGCGCCTCCCCGAGACCGGAGGAGATCTTCAGATAGCCCGGCGGTACGTTGTCGACCTGGATCGTCCGCTTCTCCTCGGCCGCCGTCCCGATGAGCGTCTCACCGGGCCGGAACGAGGTCGGCATCGACCCGGCGGAGTAGCCGTAACTCCCCCGCATCCGCAGCTCGTACGCACCGTCGTCGCCGTTGTCCGGACCCACCTCGTCCGAGTCGCCCGGCGACATGGCCAGGAAGAACGCGCCGTGCTGGGCCGAGACCACCGGCGTCAGCTCGCTCATGATCAGCGAGGCCACGTCGTCCAGATCGCGGCGGCCCTGCATCAGACCGGAGATCCGGGCCAGGTTGCCCTTGAGCCAGTCCTGCTCCTTGTTGGCGAGCGTGGTGTCGCGCAGGTTGGCGATCATGGTGTTGATGTTGTCCTGGAGGACCTGGATCTCCCCGGCCGCGTCCACGTCGATCTTCAGGTTGAGATCGCCGCGCGTCACCGCCGTGGCGACGGCCGCGATGGCCCGCACCTGACGGGTCAGGTTCCCGGCCATCTCGTTCACCGACTCGGTGAGGTCGCGCCAGGTGCCGTCCACGTCCCGCACCCGTGCCTGACCGCCCAGCTGCCCTTCCGTGCCCACCTCGCGGGCCACCCTGGTCACCTGGTCGGCGAACGACGAGAGCTGGTCGACCATCGTGTTGATGGTGTTCTTCAGCTCCAGGATCTCACCGCGGGCGTCGATGTCGATCTTCTTCGTCAGATCGCCCTTGGCGATGGCCGTGGTGACCGTGGCGATCTGCCGCACCTGGCCGGTCAGGTTGGAGGCCATCGAGTTCACGGACTCGGTGAGGTCCTTCCACGTACCGGCGACTCCCG is a genomic window containing:
- a CDS encoding helix-turn-helix domain-containing protein, producing MSIGNSPEDDRPSIGRALQQARIAAGLTVEEVSSSTRVRIPIVHAIEEDDFSRCGGDVYARGHIRNIARAVGIDPEPLVERYDGDHGGRPAPTPAAPLFEAERIRSEPRRPNWTAAMVAAIVAVVGFVGFTLFNGGDDKPSNTAQVAEGSKPDKTAAKPATTKPAEPEPVPSESAIAAAPRDKVTVKLGANQGKSWISVKDHNGRLLFDGLLLEGESKTFQDKERIDLVLGNAGAIELFVNGKKLEDRFEPGQVERLTYTKGDPEAG
- a CDS encoding DNA translocase FtsK — encoded protein: MASRTSGKGSQSTAGTAKRAGRTPGPAKKAAPAKKAAPKKAAAPAKKAPAKKAAAKRPAPKPAPSPTNGIYRLVRAVWLGTAHGVGAVFRSIGRGAKGLDPAHRKDGLALLLLGLALIVAAGTWSNLQGPVGDLVEMLVTGAFGRLDLLAPILLGAMAVRLILYPERPEANGRIVIGLSALVLGVLGQVHIACGSPGREDGTEAMQDAGGLVGWAVSKPLIFMMGEVLAVPLLVLLTVFGLLVVTATPVNAIPRRLRQLGVRLGIVEPAYEPGEGDEHDDERYEEQWREALPAGTRRGSARRQDPDAVYDHDSVEEQALSKRRRPRRPAAQPAMNRPLDAVDVAAAAAAALDGAVLNGMPPSPVVADLTQGVSVDRDRERTGTPVPGAREAEQAERPRPGVRKAAPESGDAAERSGGVPDLTKPAPEASPGLPARAEQLQLSGDIRYALPSLDLLERGGPGKTRSAANDLVVESLTTVFSEFKVDAAVTGFTRGPTVTRYEVELGPAVKVEKITALTKNIAYAVASPDVRIISPIPGKSAVGIEIPNSDREMVNLGDVLRLSEDDDPMMVAFGKDVEGGYVMHSLAKMPHMLVAGATGSGKSSCINCLITSIMVRATPEDVRMVLVDPKRVELTAYEGIPHLITPIITNPKKAAEALQWVVREMDLRYDDLAAFGYRHIDDFNKAVREGKVKLPEGSERELSPYPYLLVIVDELADLMMVAPRDVEDSIVRITQLARAAGIHLVLATQRPSVDVVTGLIKANVPSRLAFATSSLADSRVILDQPGAEKLIGKGDALFLPMGANKPTRMQGAFVTEDEVAAVVQHCKDQMAPVFRDDVVVGTKQKKEIDEDIGDDLDLLCQAAELVVSTQFGSTSMLQRKLRVGFAKAGRLMDLMESRSIVGPSEGSKARDVLVKPDELDGVLAVIRGESAP
- the pgsA gene encoding CDP-diacylglycerol--glycerol-3-phosphate 3-phosphatidyltransferase; translated protein: MTGVPASAAGGSGAKPVRGGKLGAAAVNQASLWNIANILTMVRLLLVPGFVLLLFHNGGYDPAWRSFAWAAFAIAMITDLFDGHLARTYNLVTDFGKIADPIADKAIMGAALISLSVLGDLPWWITGVILARELGITLMRFWVIRHAVIPASRGGKLKTLAQGTAAGMYVLMLTGPLATLRFWVMMVAVVLTVVTGLDYVRQAVVLRRRSLAAERAAVGRTAEALQEAAGSPGAGVVSGPGAAGAAGAAGAVADGAGGSGPAVGVAGGANGSGPVIAGGPAGSGSVVGGDAVPVEPVVGARDGAEAER
- a CDS encoding response regulator — protein: MVQKAKILLVDDRPENLLALEAILSALDQTLVRASSGEEALKALLTDDFAVILLDVQMPGMDGFETAAHIKRRERTRDIPIIFLTAINHGPHHTFRGYAAGAVDYISKPFDPWVLRAKVSVFVELYMKNCKLREQAALLRLQLEGDGHAGGAHEKEPAGLLAELSARLAAVEEQAEALSKQLDDESADAAAVATAAHLERKLTGLRRALDALEPGTGGGAGILPAQN
- the rimO gene encoding 30S ribosomal protein S12 methylthiotransferase RimO; this translates as MPERRTVALVTLGCARNEVDSEELAGRLAADGWDLVEDASDADVAVVNTCGFVEAAKKDSVDALLEANDLKDHGRTQAVVAVGCMAERYGKDLAEALPEADGVLGFDDYADISDRLQTILNGGIHASHTPRDRRKLLPISPAERQDAAVALPGHAQEAPAPAPEDLPEGVAPVSGPRAPLRRRLGTSPVASVKLASGCDRRCSFCAIPSFRGSFISRRPSDVLQETRWLAEQGVKEVMLVSENNTSYGKDLGDIRLLETLLPELADVDGIERIRVSYLQPAEMRPGLIDVLTSTPKVAPYFDLSFQHSAPGVLRAMRRFGDTDRFLELLDTIRSKAPEAGARSNFIVGFPGETEADLAELERFLTGARLDAIGVFGYSDEEGTEALGYENKLDADTIAERLAHISQLAEELTSQRAEERVGETLQVLVESVESDEDGEVAIGRAAHQAPETDGQVVFTTREGLVPGRMVEAKAVGTEGVDLVAEHHELAEAAR